Sequence from the Sphingobium indicum B90A genome:
CTGGCGGTTCGGCGATGTTCGGCGCCTACAGCACGATCAAGTCCGGCGAGTTCGATCTTGGCCTCGCTGTAGGTTTCGACAAGCACCCGCGAGGCTCCTTCTCGCCCCTGCCGGCGGACTGGGGGTTGCCGGACTGGTATGGCGAGACGGGGCTGATGCTGACCACCCAGTTCTTCGCCATGAAGATCCAGCGTTATATGAGCCTCCATGGCATCACCCCGCGCATGCTGGGCGCGGTCGCCGAAAAGGCGTTCGCCAACGGCGTCCTCGCCGATCATGCCTGGCGGCGCGAAGCGGTGGACATCGACACCATCCTCCATTCGCAGATGGTCAGCGACCCGCTCACCAAATTCATGTTCTGCTCGCCGGGGGAGGGCGCGGTGGCGCTGTTGCTGGCGAGCGGCAGGAAAGCCCGCGAACTCGGCCTGCCCGCGGTGCGGTTGCGTGCGGCCGCGGTTCGCACCCGGCCCCCCGGATCGTTCGAGGTCTTTTCGCCAGCGCTTGATCTGGAGCGCGGCGGCTCGCCCACCAGCGTCGCGTCTCAGGCAGCCTATGACATGGCGGGCGTCGGCCCCGAGGACATCGACATCGCGCAACTTCAGGACACGGAGGCGGGGGCCGAGATCATGCACATGGCCGAAAACGGGTTCTGCGCCGATGGCGAGCAGGCCGCATGGATCGCCGAGGGCCGCACGCGGATCGACGGCAGCCTGCCGGTCAACACCGATGGCGGGTGCCTCGCCTGCGGGGAGCCGATCGGCGCATCGGGGCTTCGCCAGGTGTATGAAAATTATGTGCAATTGATCGGGCAGGCGGGTGCGCGGCAGGCTCCGGGCAAGCTGCGCCTGGGCTACAGCCATGTCTATG
This genomic interval carries:
- a CDS encoding thiolase family protein, whose amino-acid sequence is MSEDVFIVGAGIHPFGRTPGLSGLQQGVFAVRQALERAGLAWRDIQFAFGGSDAAGNADTMVSELGLTGIPFINVANGCATGGSAMFGAYSTIKSGEFDLGLAVGFDKHPRGSFSPLPADWGLPDWYGETGLMLTTQFFAMKIQRYMSLHGITPRMLGAVAEKAFANGVLADHAWRREAVDIDTILHSQMVSDPLTKFMFCSPGEGAVALLLASGRKARELGLPAVRLRAAAVRTRPPGSFEVFSPALDLERGGSPTSVASQAAYDMAGVGPEDIDIAQLQDTEAGAEIMHMAENGFCADGEQAAWIAEGRTRIDGSLPVNTDGGCLACGEPIGASGLRQVYENYVQLIGQAGARQAPGKLRLGYSHVYGAPGVSAVAIVER